In Rhizophagus irregularis chromosome 7, complete sequence, a single genomic region encodes these proteins:
- a CDS encoding uncharacterized protein (SECRETED:cutsite_ASA-YH; SECRETED:prob_0.5127); SECRETED:SignalP(1-21), which yields MGLNILKFFSVLSIFLFVASAYHLAERAVVTCDHCAPVSGIGDCSSNSFTSISQWDCSGSTNAICTSLCTGCTLTCTSATSIAWTCNCT from the coding sequence ATGGGTCTTAACATTCTTAAGTTCTTCTCGGTTCTCTCAATTTTTCTCTTCGTTGCTTCAGCATATCATCTGGCTGAACGTGCTGTTGTTACTTGTGATCACTGTGCACCAGTAAGTGGCATTGGTGATTGTAGTTCAAATTCTTTCACAAGTATCAGTCAATGGGATTGCAGCGGATCTACTAATGCGATTTGCACTAGTTTATGTACTGGTTGTACTCTAACGTGCACGTCTGCTACTTCAATTGCCTGGACTTGTAACTGCacataa